In the Halictus rubicundus isolate RS-2024b chromosome 12, iyHalRubi1_principal, whole genome shotgun sequence genome, TAGTGAATGTCGCCTAGTTTGTGTCCGAGAGTAAAGTGAGGAAACCTCCGTCCCTTTGATAGATCCGTGACAGCAAGCCGCGATCTCCTCCTCTACGGGAATATCGATCGATCCGAAGACTGTGCCTGATTCGACCAGATCATCCAAGCGAGATCACGATGGACATCCAGGAGTTCCGTGTGCGCGGCAAGGAGATGGTAGAGTACATCTGCGAGTTCATGAGCAACATCCACAACAGGAGGGTGACGCCGGACGTCGGACCAGGGTATCTGAGGCCTCTGCTGCCTATAGAGGCTCCGCAGCAACCGGAGCCTTGGGAGGACATCATGAGGGACATCGAGTCGAAGATCATGCCCGGGGTAAGGCCAAGTCCGGACGATTTTAGATTAGAGCTTGTGTTGTGTCCTCCTGACGAAGCCTGGAAGGGAAACCCCGTTTTTCTAGATCACCCACTGGCAGCATCCGAGGTTCCACGCCTATTTCCCGGCCGGAAACTCCTTCCCCTCGATCCTCGGCGACATGTTGTCCGACGCGATCGGCTGCATCGGCTTCTCATGGGTGAGCGATGCTGCGCGCCTAATCATTCGGCCCTCGCGTCAGGCGAGACGGATCTTTCGGTAACTATTTGCTCGATCACCGTCGGATCACCACCCTCTGTTTGTTCTAGGCGGCCAGTCCGGCCTGCACCGAGCTGGAGACGATAGTCTGCGATTGGTTCGGTAATGATACCGCGGTCTTCCTTTAGGTTGAGTAAGAAATCCGTTCGCGTTTCTTGACAGGAATGttactatatttttttacgaaactctCCTAATGTTATATTGTTGCACCATTATTCGTTTGGAAAGTTAGCCCGTAAACTGTGAAGAAGGGTTCACGGGTATATacaatatgaaatatttcaacATTTGTCACAATGATAATCTCAATTTCGGATGCTCGGAGGTAccacatgaatttttcagattttttagtcGAGCATCGGACAAGGTAGACTATTCTTATAGTTTGAGGGCAAAAATGTTAACAGTCAAAAAAGGGTAGCctcttgcactactatttattttgtgcttGTAgcaattagaaattcttcatcgttcagaatttcgtagaaaaagataaagtttatgtttatgttattaaaggaaattaataacatacatatttagtagGTTTCACTCGAAATCCTCATCTGACTCGACGTGCAAGGGGTTCAATACAGCTTgaacattaaatttgtttgtcgtATTTCACGCGACACGTCCGACGAACTTATTACTCAACCTAATCGCGTGGAAATTCGCTAGACCTAATGAACACATTTTGCGAAATTGAATGGCAGGCAAGGCTATCGGTCTGCCGTCGGACTTCCTCTACTTCAGCCCGGGTAGCAAGGGAGGAGGCGTGATACAGGTACACCTTGAACCTTTTCCTTCCATTTTCCTTCGGTGCGAAGAGACTGACGAAGGGAAATTGTCGACTTGAATGTTAGGGTTCAGCCTCGGAGTGCATCTTGGTGTGCATGCTGGCTGCGAGGGCGCAGGCGATCGCCAGGCTGAAGGAGTCGCCGGCTCATTCGCATCTGGACGAAACTGCGCTTCTGGGGAAGCTGATGGCCTACTGCAGCCGGGAAAGTCACAGCAGCGTTGAGAAGGACGCGATGATCTGCTTCGTGAAGCTCCGAATCCTGGAGCCTGATGACAAGAGCGTGCTTCGAGGCGAGACTCTGCGTCAGGTACGTTCATCTCTAGACTTCACCGATTTTTATAGGCTCCTACAAGTGGATTGTTTAATTTCTCCGTTTGCAAAAAAGTAAATAGGTCGAATACAAAACGGTAAAGACATCAGAAGTTGCAAAACTCGTTAGCCATTCGCGTGGACAATTTTATCGGTGGTTACAATGATTAGAGCCTTTTTATCCTTGATTATTCTCCGgtatagaaaattcattatcACATAGCAAGGGGttcaaagaaaaaatattttgatcgtGCACCAAGACCCACAGTCTATTCGTTcctagatctttatgcaaaatgaaaattgtttgcatggATTGCAAGTCGTAGGAACCAAATGTGTCTCTCTTCAGTGGTTTTATGAAGTCGTAAGAAATGTATTGATAATTCTTAAATGTTTCTCGTCTTTCCGCCGTTGGGTAAATCGTCTTACTCGTTATGCTACAGCAAGGGGTTACAAGAAGAAGTACATTCTCATTCCGATCGTTTTCAACTGCTGTTTCATATaacttgacaatttttattgcgaggatccgcagtctaagttGACGGCTCGAGTTACCTCTTCTCTTCAGAGAATCGATACAGCAATGAAACCCCGACGTAATTCTCTTGGataattatcattattatatcTCGTTTGTCTTAATAGGCAATCGAGGCCGACACCGCCGAGGGTTACATCCCCTTCTTCGTCTCGACCACCCTCGGCACCACCGCTTGCTGCTCCTTCGACAATCTCAAGGAGATCGGTCCAGTTTGTAAAAAATACCAAGGCGTAAGATCATCCTCTAATCCGCTAACATCCTGTTCTCGAGCCCCACAAGATCTTCCGTTTCCGCAGGTGTGGTTGCACGTGGACGCCGCGTACGCCGGAAACGCGTTCATTTGCCCGGAGTTGAAGTACCTGATGGCCGGTATCGAGTACGCGGACTCCTTCAACACGAACACCAACAAGTTCCTGTTGACCAACTTCGACTGTTCCTGTCTGTGGGTGAGAGACAGGTTCAAGCTGACCAGCGCGCTCGTCGTCGATCCGCTTTATCTTCAGCACACCCACGCGGACACGGCCATCGATTACAGGTGAGTCATCTTCCCCGCTGGCTTTCTGTTCTCTGCCGGCCAATTTGTCACCTCGTAGACCCGGCAATTCAGAGTTATGGTCGTCCTTCCTCGTTGCGCAGGCGATACCTTCTTGTACACGTAAAGTACAGAATTTCTCTGCAAGCGGACGCTGCTTCGCGCTCCCTGTAATTCATTAAAACTGTCAGTACAACTGTAGAAGCGCCAGGTAGCTAAATcctatattataattttaagaaTTGTCCCGATTTATTCTTAGAGGGTCAAAAACGGTGTCGAAGACTTTACTGCTATGTAAAGATGGAAGAAGATGTGACTATCCCTTTTTTACAGACACTGGAGCATACCTCTGAGCCGACGGTTCCGCTCCCTGAAGCTGTGGCTCGTCCTCAGATGCTACGGGATATCCGGTCTTCAAGCCTACATTCGCAACCATATTCAATTAGCGAAGAGGTTCGAGGCGCTCGTCAGAAAGGACGCCAGGTTCGAGGTCTGCAACGATGTGGTGGTGAGTCATACCTTCCGCAATCGCCTCTATCATGTTCGACACCTTCTTCAACGATAGTTATTGTTGTCTCAGCTGGGGCTAGTATGCTTCCGCGCGAAGGGCTCCGACAAGCTGAACCAGAAGCTGTTGAGCACCATAAACGACTCGGGGAAGCTGCATATGGTCCCGGCGAGAGTGAACCAACGTTTCACGATCCGATTCGCGCTTGCCGCGCCGAATGCCACAGCCTCTGACGTCGGTCAGTATTATCGTCTCCTCTCGAAATTAACCGTGCGTGTCGTAACACTCGATTCCTTATCGTAGACATCGCCTGGAGCATCATAACCGACTATCTGGCCGAGCTGCTGGAATCGAAGGCAAGCGAAATACCAACGGTCCTCTCCGGACGACGAGAATCCGACGATTTCTCAAATTTCTCGACGCTTCCAGAACACTTATTCGTATTTTTTTCCCCGTTGCAGGATGTTATGGACGAGCTGGCAGACATCCgggagaagaagaggaaagccACTCTGGAACAGAGGAGGTCCTTCTTCGTCCGCATGGTGTCCGATCCAGCGATTCAACCTGGGTTCACCAAAACTCCGAACAGGACCGGCGCGAAGCTCGACACGCAGGCCACGATCGGCGGAATTGGCTCCAATCCTAATCCTACGTCGTAAGAATTCAATCCTTCACTCATTTTTTCCTCGAGAACGAGTTAATTAGGCGCCCCTGTGCAATTTTTGTTAGAACGTTTTCGGCGTCTATGTTGCATCGACGTTACCAGTGGCGAAAGTTTTATGTCACTTTCACTTGTTCCTCTCTGAAGTCTTTGTTCATAATTGAAACGCTAGATCGAAGGTATCTTCGGCTGCCAAACGTGTGTTACAATGTTTCCAGACGTTCCTGGATATCCTGGCCCCTGGCCTACCTCATGCAGGCGAAGGATGCAGCAGACACGAGCGAATTGTCTCTCAGGTACTCGAACAAGCCTCTCGAAGGCTACGGTgatgtctctatatatgtcgccaaggcctgcgtggtaaacgtcgcggaattatccccactactcccGCACGGTACACGACGCTATcaaaacccgtgttgttgacatacatcgagaattcactgtatttgtacATGGAAACCCTTCAGTTCATCTTAGTTGTCCAGGTTCTTGCGACTGGGTTCTCGTCGGACTTTTAACGAAACCATCTGCAATTTAACCGTGGTCTTGCAATATTATATCGGACGTTTCATTGTCAAAGTCACACTTGAATCTCTCGTCGGAGATTCGAAGGGACGAAGAGAAATCATTGCGGCCTCGAGCGAAATCGTAGGCTACCGAAACGATTCGACACGGAACCGTTGCACCGAATTTTCCGTTGCAGATTCCGCCACCTGGACACGATGGTCCGCCTGAAGGCAGGCAGCACCGGAAGTCGCCGCGGCAGCAGCAACGGCTGCAGCCCAGAGCCCTCGCCTTCCGGTTCCCCGTCTCGCGGAAGATCGCCGAACGGGAGGGCGTAAATCGTTTCCGAATCGTTTCCTCCGCGTTTTCTAACGTTTCTCCAGGTGCATCGACCAGACACTCGAGATCCCGCTGAAATGGCGTACGCTGCCCGACGAAATTGTACGCGTCCCTGGAACCCACCCGTGACGATAGGGGATGACCAGAGAGATCCCGTAGTTTTCGGAAATTGTAGCAAATAGTGTAACGCATTCGATCGCTCTGGGGTCGACGATCAGGTTTCCACGTCGGAGCCGAAACAATCGGACACATTCGTCGCAGAGCAACTCGTTGGGGCTATGGATTATTGAGGGCTGATCTTCGATTGTTTTCCGGGAGCCGAGTCTCCGTCGACGGAGGCGTTCGACGCAGGAACGGTACGGCTCGTCGGCCTGATAAATACAAGCACATCTTCTTTACTTGCTTATCGATCTGTTTTGTATAAATGCGCTCCGTTTTGGATCGCGACGCGACGGAGCCGCATGCCCCGTAAACGCGTGCCAGAGTCCAGCTTTTGTTAGACGATTCCTCTTTGCCGATTAGGTGAATAGAATTCGCGAAAAAAGAGAAAGGTCAGCTCGTTCCGTCGCCGTTTCGCGTTAAGTGCTCGATCGATTGGTCCCTCCTCGGGGCGAATTAGGAGATCAGTGGGAGGacccgcgtcgcgtcggcggtAAAACGAAAAGAGGGAGAAAGGTCAGAAAGTTGTGTGATCGTTTTGTCGCGAATCGGCGATCGAAAAGGTTGGGGTCACCTATGCGGCGACCTAATCCGAGCGGGGACCCGGTGCACCTGGACGCTGTCCTCGCCCGGCCGTGATCTTTACTTCTTCAGCGTTCACCTAGAATTCCCGTCGGCATATTTATCCGGGCACCGTTCCGATTCACGCTTCGGCTCGTTTTGCGCAGAAAGATTTCCCGATTTCTCCGAGCGTCGTGACGCAAATACGTGATCCGACGGACCCGTTCGTCGCCAGGTGCTACGTCAAGCGAAAAACGCGGACGCAATCGCGGGAAGAACGCCGGGAATGTTGATTAATTGAGCGAGTTCGATGAATACTCCTCCGATCAGCCAGATATCgattacaccccccccccccccgaggaTGCGACTAAGGAGAACGCGATTCCGGAGATCTCATTCCTAACTGCATCACCCTTACCCAAACCCTCGAATCAAGTGCTCAAGAGAATTAGAAGACACACACTCCGCCCCAGTGATTCTGTCGCTATACGGTAGGGTTCTCGATCATCCGAAACCTCCAACATGCTATGTGAATcagaaaattcaataaaatattaccGTACCAACCGGTGTTCCCGCAACCCACTTTAACGAATCCCTCGGCGGTCCACTGTTTCAATTTTCTTTGATTTTTCCAGCTACgttcaaccccttgcactaggATTTTAATCCTaggaaggaaagaaaggaagaTTTTATGTACATTTACTTGAACGCTTAAGTATTAATTACGACagaatagaatttcatttcggttTGTAAGAAGGTAGTCGAGCACGGTGTTATAGTGCGAGAAATTATGAACGACGAAGCAGATCTAATCGCTGTAAAATGAATCGCGGTGCAAGGGGTCAGGCCGTCGTtgttttttaattggaaaaatacCAGCGTTCTCTTATTTGTTCACCGAAAAAAGCCAGACTCGTTGTTCATTGAATAGATGAACGAATATTGACTGGTGACATTTCGAAGTTGTTTCTCCGCGTTGCACCTTCTTGGATTACTCGACACATTATTTTCGCGCGCACAAATAtgcatatttctttttttattgaacaAATCTCgtaagaatttgtttaaaaacaaaagagaaacGCTGTATACCATTGGTtcaagtgtgtgtgtgtgtctctcgCTCTGTGTACTACGGAATCTTCGTATTCACAGATTATTTTATGAACAAGATAAAAATTCACTCGGTTGACCAAAAGAttccttataattataaggaGGTCTAATTAGACTGCATAAAACTAAGCAAAATAAAATCCTTCTGAAAATTGCTTTGCTTTTAATCGTTCTAACACGTCGGAAGTAATTGGTCTGCGGATTTTCAGcctattagaattattaaataaagaaaCCACCGGACATTTCCACCGGGCACCTGTCTCTTGCTATCGggacagacaatttttattttccatttagaTCTGCAGTATAGTTACTAGAATaacttaatttatatttaaagcGTAACAAAAATTTTGATTATTGACGCAAGTGTTGAATTTTATAGTCGTAGTTGAAAAAACAGTATTCGGTGGTGATAGCGCTGGGGGAAAAGACAAAGGGGTGGGGGAAATTAGTTAATTCGAAGCTGGGAGATCGCTAGCCCCCAATTATCGATTCCGACCTCGTTACGCGTTAATAATAAAAAGCAAGGCGACCGTGATTCAAATAGGATTTCATTGTGGCAATTGAGGAAAAAAACAGTGTTCGTCGGTGACAATGAGAGACGGACAAAGAAGGGGACTCGCATAAAAGGGGTGCGGGGGAGATTAATTAATTCGAGACTAAGGGGGCATCGGTAGCCCCCAATTATCGATTCCGAACTGGTTAGACGTTAATAATAAGAAcacgaagaaataataaaaagcaAGGCGACCGTGAATCAAATAGGAGTCCATTGTGGAAGTTGGAGAAAAAAAGAGTATTCGTCGGTGACGGTGAAAGACGGACAAAGAAAGGGGACTCACTAACATAAGAGGGGGGCGAGGGGGATTAATTAATTCGAGGCTGGGGGGATCGCTACCCCCGGACAGGCTCGATTGAGAATCCAATTCGAAAACTACGGTCGCGAGGAGATCATGCGTGAAGGTGGTGACGAGAGAAAATGGTGATCACGCCCGGTTCCCACGTGTGTGTTACAAAGATTGAGCGGTGACCTGTCACCGCTTCTCTACGGGGTGTTGTAAATGTAGGTGAAGAGTAAACGTCTATTTATAAAAGCCCGGGGGAGCAGGGGAGGGAGCCAGGGGAGAGGGGTTGGAGTTTACTCCCCGTGCATCATCGACAACAGGCTGGCGGTGTCCAGTTCGACCCCCCTCTGACAGCGCCGCCATTGATAGCCGGCCACCGTTCTCCCGCGAAATTTTTTCGTTCAGAAATTTTTTCGGGATCGATCCGCGACGCACGCCGCGCAGACGAATCGATCTTTTCCCGATGCTAAAATAGCACACCGATGGGGATCGATAGGGGTGAGCCCGGTTGGCGCGAAGAATGTAGGTTTCCCATGGAACTGACCGATAACGCGAGAAAATTGACTGGAGCGTCTCGAAATCGAATCAAATCCGCAAACCCGTCCGCAAATACGCTGATTCACCGATCTACACGGGTACATCCGTGCGGTCGATCGTTATCCCGTAAACAATAGAATAGACGTAactgtagaaaaaaaaaaaaacaaagaatatGGATTTTATAACAAGAAGTTTAGAAGAAGTTACAGGTGCATCGTTCGAAGAGGATATATAAAGAGATCCAAGGGTGTAGCGGGAGAATTTGGACAGTGGGTGGAACCGCTCCTGTTGGTTGTTACGATGGCTGGTGGATGGTCACGGTGTCGCGAGCAACAATGAATTAGGTAAACGAAAAATTCTCGCGATCGCCGAAGCTCCGCCTTAAATTAATCTGCGTAAGGCAGGGATGTACGAAGCGGAGGCGCGCAATAAAACTGACCGGCGCTTTGGCAGGTGCTACCAGTCTCGGCTCCAACGCGGGACAAACCTGTTACGCGTTTGCTCGAGAGCTGACTCGCGTCAAGCCAATCGACAATCGCCGGAGGACGTGCTCTCGGTTTCTGGAGGGCCCGGGTAGCGTCACAGTGGATCGGCTTTCCTTTCGGTAGTACAAACAAGTGAGTGCAACACCGTTCAATCCGCAATCGGCTGAGTTACTTGAAGCGTCGATCCATCGGTCATCCTCTTCGGCTCGCATTTTATTCTACGCTTTTCGGCCGAGAGAACGTCGAGTAGACTGTGAAAGTGACATCGAAGCAGTCAAATTTTTCCGGTTCGTATTTCACCGAAGTTAACGGGGAAGCCTGTCGCGAAGGGCTCGGCCAGCCCTCGACCGATGATGCCcattaatttctaaaattcgTTCAATTAACCACGGGTATCGATCGGAACGGCGCGGAGATTTCGTCGGAAGTATGTTTTTGACGCTCGCTTAATTCCGCGTGCCGATAAAAGGGTGTCGAAAATGGTCTCGATCACGTACCGCGAACGTGCTCAATCAAGTTCGAATTCTACGCAATAGCTTTCTGGAAATTCCATTGCAGCCGGCGCGCTACGATGAACATCGACGAGTTCCAAGTCCGCGGGAAGCAGATGATCGAGTACATCTGCGAGTACCTGCGCACCCTGGAAGGCAAGAGGGTGACGGCGAACGTGGACCCGGGCTACCTGAGGCCGCTGCTGCCGAAAGAGGCGCCGGCGAAGGGGGAGTCGTGGGACGCCATAATGCGGGACGTCGAATGCAAGATAATGCCCGGGGTGAGTTGAAAGCTGATGCTCGATTATCGATTCCGACCTCTTTAGATGTTAATAATATGAACacgaaaaaatagtaaaaagcaAGGCGACCGTGAACGGTCACGTTCCTCTCCTGTCCTCGTCTTCTCCCACGGTGTCCCGAACGATGAGCCATCGAAATACGTCCCTCGGGCTCTAACGAGTCCGAATCACTGAAAGGACACCTCTCTGTACACGCGTTTCAGATCACCCATTGGCAACATCCGCGGTTCCACGCCTACTTTCCGGCGGGGAACTCGTTCCCCTCGATCCTGGGGGATATGTTGTCCGACGCGATTGGCTGCATAGGCTTCTCCTGGGCTGCCAGTCCAGCCTGCACCGAGCTGGAGACGATCGTCCTGGACTGGTACGCGAAGGCGATGGACCTGCCGAAGGAGTTCCTGTCGGAGCACAAGAGCTCCAAGGGCGGCGGTGTGATTCAAGGGTCTGCTTCCGAGTGTATTTTGGTGACCATGCTGGCGGCGCGCAACCAGGCGATCAGGACCCTGAAGGAGCAGGACCCGAACACCGAGGATTCGGCCTTCCTGCCACGTTTGGTGGCTTATTGTTCTACGGAGGCGCATTCCTGCGTGGAGAAGGCGGCGATGATCAGCCTGGTGAAGCTCCGCGTGCTGGACCCTGACGAGAAGGGCTCTCTGCGTGGAAAAAGATTGGAGTCCGCTGTCAGGGAGGACGTGGCGAACGGCCTGGTTCCGTTCTTCGTCTCCACCACCCTGGGGACCACGGGATCCTGCGCGTTCGATAATTTGGTCGAAATCGGCCCGGTGTGCAAGCTGTACCCTAACATGTGGTTGCACGTGGACGGAGCTTACGCTGGGAACGCCTTCATTTGCCCGGAGATGAGACCGTTGATGGCTGGGATACATCACGCGGACTCCTTCAACACGAACCCGAATAAGTGGCTGCTGGTCAACTTCGATTGCTCCTGTCTGTGGGTGCGGGACAGGGTCAAGCTGACGTCTGCCCTCGTGGTCGACCCGCTGTACCTTCAACACGCCAGGTCCGGAGAGTCCATAGATTATCGTCACTGGGGGATCCCGTTGAGCAGGCGTTTCCGAGCGCTGAAGCTGTGGTTCGTCATGAGATCGTACGGAGTGACCGGTCTGCAGAAGTACATAAGGAATCACATCAGATTAGCGAGACGGTTCGAGACGCTGATGAGAAAGGACAAGAGGTTCGAGATCACGAACGACGTCAGGGTCGGCCTGGTGTGTTTCCGGTTGAAGGAGAGCGACGAGATCAACCAAGAGCTGCTGGCCAACATCAACGCCTCCGGCAGGATCCACATGATCCCGGCCAGGGTGATGGGCAAGTACATACTGAGATTCTGCGTGATCAAGGAGAACGCCACCGACGAGGACATCGATTACGCGGTGGACACGATCGAGGAGCACGCGACCGAGGTGATGCTGGCTCATTACCAAGGAACCGAGGACGAGTTCCGGGCGAAAGGACCGAAGAGTCCGGC is a window encoding:
- the LOC143359442 gene encoding aromatic-L-amino-acid decarboxylase; protein product: MDIQEFRVRGKEMVEYICEFMSNIHNRRVTPDVGPGYLRPLLPIEAPQQPEPWEDIMRDIESKIMPGITHWQHPRFHAYFPAGNSFPSILGDMLSDAIGCIGFSWAASPACTELETIVCDWFGKAIGLPSDFLYFSPGSKGGGVIQGSASECILVCMLAARAQAIARLKESPAHSHLDETALLGKLMAYCSRESHSSVEKDAMICFVKLRILEPDDKSVLRGETLRQAIEADTAEGYIPFFVSTTLGTTACCSFDNLKEIGPVCKKYQGVWLHVDAAYAGNAFICPELKYLMAGIEYADSFNTNTNKFLLTNFDCSCLWVRDRFKLTSALVVDPLYLQHTHADTAIDYRHWSIPLSRRFRSLKLWLVLRCYGISGLQAYIRNHIQLAKRFEALVRKDARFEVCNDVVLGLVCFRAKGSDKLNQKLLSTINDSGKLHMVPARVNQRFTIRFALAAPNATASDVDIAWSIITDYLAELLESKASEIPTVLSGRRESDDFSNFSTLPEHLFVFFSPLQDVMDELADIREKKRKATLEQRRSFFVRMVSDPAIQPGFTKTPNRTGAKLDTQATIGGIGSNPNPTSRSWISWPLAYLMQAKDAADTSELSLRFRHLDTMVRLKAGSTGSRRGSSNGCSPEPSPSGSPSRGRSPNGRA
- the LOC143359697 gene encoding tyrosine decarboxylase; this encodes MNIDEFQVRGKQMIEYICEYLRTLEGKRVTANVDPGYLRPLLPKEAPAKGESWDAIMRDVECKIMPGITHWQHPRFHAYFPAGNSFPSILGDMLSDAIGCIGFSWAASPACTELETIVLDWYAKAMDLPKEFLSEHKSSKGGGVIQGSASECILVTMLAARNQAIRTLKEQDPNTEDSAFLPRLVAYCSTEAHSCVEKAAMISLVKLRVLDPDEKGSLRGKRLESAVREDVANGLVPFFVSTTLGTTGSCAFDNLVEIGPVCKLYPNMWLHVDGAYAGNAFICPEMRPLMAGIHHADSFNTNPNKWLLVNFDCSCLWVRDRVKLTSALVVDPLYLQHARSGESIDYRHWGIPLSRRFRALKLWFVMRSYGVTGLQKYIRNHIRLARRFETLMRKDKRFEITNDVRVGLVCFRLKESDEINQELLANINASGRIHMIPARVMGKYILRFCVIKENATDEDIDYAVDTIEEHATEVMLAHYQGTEDEFRAKGPKSPAALDKKLVRKFSFTRSVTRDVYKRSISKSSLHDGATPIMVVDDNSQVDTIEEDVFCNSRS